In Gimesia benthica, a single window of DNA contains:
- a CDS encoding DUF4339 domain-containing protein: protein MATEWFYKQSDEELGPYLFRDMVDMVREERLLPDTMVRPSYMDEWQRADSVVGLFYMARKEPEAMSPVQLEETDTSDEYADENDLDAFLANSDESESTDAALPEQEFERPGWLKRLLSLRDSKIPPVPLDPQREIHVTLHAPVDGSVESATDLDQLEKAFGDSDDVNDNVEIGAYSEETWSSTVNAAVERVDARAPKQEQTAPPRQILPTFSFSFREHPAFRKLLVGCIFILCASLGIYGFVDWMGQGKLYFPLIGYTSPLLFLAYAGCSLLTVLMLGPLLVYIAAPYLRLGYRVGAALVTANITVLFLLNWSEKQNMIFPSRKPTEAKLIFPLLGECSTFAYWMYFVDSVVIVAVVAYFAAWWLEAQADEI from the coding sequence ATGGCGACTGAATGGTTCTACAAGCAGTCTGATGAAGAGCTGGGACCATATCTCTTCCGTGATATGGTGGACATGGTGCGTGAAGAGCGTTTATTGCCTGACACCATGGTGCGTCCCAGCTATATGGATGAGTGGCAACGGGCAGATTCTGTAGTGGGTCTGTTTTATATGGCGCGGAAAGAACCGGAGGCGATGTCTCCCGTTCAACTTGAAGAGACGGATACCAGTGACGAATATGCTGATGAAAATGACCTGGATGCATTTCTGGCAAATTCAGATGAAAGTGAGTCGACTGATGCAGCCCTTCCGGAACAAGAGTTTGAACGTCCCGGCTGGCTGAAACGGCTGCTGTCATTGAGAGACAGTAAGATCCCTCCGGTTCCTCTCGACCCCCAGCGAGAGATTCATGTCACTCTTCATGCTCCTGTCGACGGCAGTGTGGAATCAGCAACCGATTTGGACCAGCTTGAGAAAGCATTCGGCGATTCAGACGATGTAAATGACAATGTTGAAATCGGTGCTTATTCCGAAGAGACCTGGTCATCGACGGTGAATGCAGCTGTCGAGCGCGTCGATGCCCGAGCACCCAAACAGGAACAGACTGCGCCTCCCAGACAAATACTCCCCACATTCAGCTTTTCCTTTCGAGAACATCCTGCTTTTCGCAAGTTGCTGGTGGGCTGCATTTTCATCCTCTGTGCGAGTCTGGGGATCTATGGGTTTGTCGATTGGATGGGGCAGGGGAAACTCTATTTTCCTCTTATCGGATATACCTCGCCCCTGTTGTTTCTGGCATATGCTGGCTGCTCCTTGCTGACGGTTCTTATGCTGGGACCACTGCTGGTCTATATTGCAGCGCCCTATTTGCGCCTCGGATACCGAGTGGGGGCAGCTTTGGTAACAGCGAATATCACGGTTTTATTTTTACTGAACTGGTCAGAGAAACAGAACATGATTTTCCCTTCACGCAAGCCGACTGAAGCCAAACTGATCTTTCCGCTCCTGGGAGAATGTTCCACGTTTGCCTACTGGATGTACTTTGTAGATTCCGTAGTCATTGTGGCTGTAGTGGCTTACTTTGCCGCCTGGTGGCTGGAGGCGCAAGCTGATGAAATCTAA
- a CDS encoding ArnT family glycosyltransferase produces MSQTSTQKSDEKSQDASSVTVKVLVALLLTVHAGLLAWSSTKHSPNWNEHAHLVAGLSHWKFARFELYRVNPPLVRLVAALPVLTTDVKYQWSEFYEAPGARPVFTLGTQFIKVNGTKFIWYLTLARWACIPFSLLGGYICYCWARDLYGPWAGLFSLTLWCFSPNIIAHGQCITPDCGATALGLAAMYSFWKWLQSPHWTKAVIAGLVLGLAELSKSTWIILFGLWPLIWLVWISSSTTTPNTSWYRQLSQLGTILLLGIYLLNLGYGFEGSFTQLKAFPFVSEALTTIDNNEDCLSSVKKNRFQDFWIGELPIPLPRNYLLGIDIQKKDFEAFNNVSFLRGKFRKRGWWYYYLYALAIKVPLGFWVLFVLTVIHALLPGKSNRFSRQDSFVLVIPALAILILVSSQTGINQHMRYVLPAFPYAFIWMGQLALGFVEKRRLAAILTTCSLAWAISSSLWIFPHSLSYFNELIGGPRNGHFHLLHSNIDWGQDLLFLNEWIESHPEAKPIYLYYYGYFDPRDLGINYQLPPSNIDQNPDFQLPPGWYAISVNYLKSYDWQQRIIGFSYFQEKEHVGTAGYSIYIFRVKESDLTCPRE; encoded by the coding sequence ATGTCGCAGACAAGCACGCAAAAGTCAGATGAAAAATCGCAGGACGCGTCGTCAGTAACCGTCAAAGTCTTGGTGGCCTTGCTATTGACAGTACACGCAGGACTGCTTGCTTGGAGTTCAACAAAGCATAGCCCTAATTGGAATGAACATGCCCATTTGGTTGCCGGCCTCAGTCATTGGAAGTTTGCTCGATTTGAACTTTATCGTGTCAATCCTCCCTTGGTACGCCTGGTGGCTGCCCTCCCTGTACTTACAACTGATGTAAAATACCAATGGAGTGAATTTTATGAGGCGCCAGGAGCGCGACCGGTTTTTACTCTTGGGACACAGTTTATTAAGGTGAATGGGACAAAGTTTATTTGGTATCTGACACTTGCCAGATGGGCATGTATCCCCTTCTCACTCTTGGGAGGATATATCTGTTATTGCTGGGCGAGAGACTTATATGGCCCCTGGGCTGGACTCTTTTCTCTGACGCTCTGGTGTTTTTCCCCAAACATTATCGCACACGGACAATGTATTACACCGGACTGCGGAGCCACTGCCTTAGGACTAGCAGCAATGTATTCATTCTGGAAATGGCTGCAATCCCCCCACTGGACGAAGGCAGTAATCGCTGGTCTTGTTTTGGGACTAGCGGAACTTTCCAAGTCTACCTGGATTATTCTTTTTGGGCTTTGGCCTCTGATCTGGTTGGTCTGGATCAGCAGTAGTACAACTACTCCTAACACTTCTTGGTATCGACAGCTTTCGCAGCTGGGAACTATTCTGCTTTTAGGTATCTATCTGCTGAATCTGGGCTATGGTTTCGAGGGCTCCTTCACACAGCTCAAAGCGTTTCCGTTTGTCAGTGAGGCATTGACTACCATCGATAATAATGAGGATTGTTTAAGCTCAGTGAAAAAGAATCGCTTTCAAGATTTCTGGATTGGAGAATTGCCGATACCACTTCCTCGCAATTACTTGCTTGGGATTGACATTCAGAAAAAAGATTTTGAAGCTTTTAACAACGTGTCTTTTTTGCGCGGTAAATTTCGAAAGAGAGGCTGGTGGTACTATTATCTGTATGCACTGGCAATCAAGGTTCCGTTAGGATTTTGGGTGCTTTTTGTTTTAACAGTTATTCATGCCTTATTGCCTGGAAAATCTAATCGATTTTCCAGGCAGGATAGTTTTGTCTTAGTAATCCCTGCTTTGGCCATTTTGATTCTAGTTAGCTCACAAACAGGCATAAATCAACATATGCGATATGTTCTACCTGCTTTCCCCTACGCTTTCATTTGGATGGGACAATTGGCGTTAGGGTTTGTTGAAAAAAGAAGGCTAGCCGCTATATTGACAACCTGCAGCCTTGCTTGGGCTATCAGCAGTAGTTTGTGGATATTTCCTCACTCACTATCCTATTTTAATGAACTTATTGGTGGTCCAAGGAACGGGCATTTTCACCTACTCCATAGTAATATCGACTGGGGACAAGATCTACTGTTCCTAAATGAATGGATTGAGAGCCACCCAGAGGCTAAACCAATTTACTTGTACTATTACGGTTACTTTGATCCAAGGGACTTGGGAATCAACTACCAATTGCCTCCATCGAATATAGATCAGAATCCTGACTTCCAACTACCCCCAGGTTGGTATGCTATTAGTGTCAACTATTTGAAGAGCTACGATTGGCAACAGCGCATTATCGGTTTTTCTTATTTCCAAGAAAAAGAACATGTTGGTACAGCCGGGTACTCCATCTATATCTTTCGTGTTAAAGAGTCTGATTTAACCTGCCCCCGAGAATGA
- a CDS encoding integrase core domain-containing protein produces MGQFLKSRPERWRGDYNSIRPHSSLGYRAPVPEAKLFCSPVSAPLQQASRTAIETIEH; encoded by the coding sequence TTGGGCCAGTTTTTGAAAAGCAGACCAGAACGCTGGAGAGGAGATTACAACTCCATCAGGCCGCACAGTTCACTGGGCTACAGAGCCCCCGTACCGGAAGCGAAGCTGTTCTGCTCGCCTGTTTCCGCTCCGCTCCAACAGGCGAGCAGAACAGCCATTGAGACAATAGAACACTGA
- a CDS encoding DUF1573 domain-containing protein: MLQKINSKNSIYSLLLALISKGINFYYCVLALVIFFLSSLVYYFTTSEPIAQEIRRSANHVASFKGNLTIQNVVDLGRIPPESKSVGRFSVKNENDFPVRIKNISASCGCTVVESYDPIVPAGSEIFIQFTLGTSRANPYSISKNIAVITEGFSSDVQLKSQVQVIATVDKSLGIDIVPRIVRVNPKVNDTLKITVTGAKTLVSEFPNELNLANEDSLTFNLPNIISSGQVVSKDCKLVGCIDRNRFIRSKSLNVKWAFKGKQCDLTIPIVIENSNNIRINPGIIRLPDSNFNKGASFTLNSIDGSDIRVVDVTPLGRQDWNSTYDIDSSTVKVTLSKNGCVQLKSNHKHLLKLTLKTEGGEELILKLPILHGSIRK; encoded by the coding sequence ATGTTACAAAAAATAAATTCAAAAAACTCGATATACAGTCTACTTTTAGCTCTCATTTCAAAGGGAATTAATTTTTATTACTGTGTTCTTGCTTTGGTGATATTTTTTTTAAGTTCACTAGTATACTATTTCACCACTTCAGAACCGATAGCACAAGAAATTAGAAGATCAGCTAACCATGTCGCTTCATTTAAAGGTAATCTAACCATTCAGAATGTAGTAGATCTTGGAAGAATACCTCCTGAAAGCAAATCAGTTGGTCGTTTTTCAGTGAAAAATGAGAATGACTTTCCAGTAAGAATTAAAAACATTTCAGCCAGTTGTGGTTGTACGGTTGTTGAGAGCTACGATCCAATTGTACCAGCAGGATCTGAGATTTTTATCCAGTTTACATTAGGAACTTCACGTGCAAACCCTTATTCAATTTCAAAAAATATCGCAGTAATTACTGAAGGATTCAGTAGTGATGTGCAGTTAAAAAGTCAAGTTCAAGTCATTGCAACAGTAGATAAATCATTGGGTATTGATATTGTGCCTCGGATTGTTCGAGTAAATCCTAAGGTAAATGATACTCTGAAAATAACGGTGACAGGAGCAAAAACTCTAGTTTCTGAATTTCCAAATGAATTAAACTTGGCTAACGAAGATTCTCTTACCTTTAATTTGCCAAATATTATATCTTCTGGACAAGTAGTCTCTAAAGATTGCAAACTAGTTGGATGCATTGATCGTAACCGTTTCATTAGAAGTAAATCGCTCAATGTGAAGTGGGCTTTCAAGGGAAAGCAATGCGATCTAACAATACCGATAGTGATTGAAAATTCGAATAATATTCGTATTAATCCAGGAATTATCAGGCTGCCAGATTCCAATTTCAACAAAGGGGCCAGTTTTACTCTTAATAGTATTGACGGTTCGGATATTAGAGTAGTTGATGTTACTCCATTAGGCCGTCAGGATTGGAATTCTACTTACGATATTGATTCAAGCACTGTCAAGGTTACTCTCTCAAAAAATGGATGTGTTCAGCTTAAATCAAATCACAAGCATCTTTTGAAATTAACATTGAAAACAGAAGGTGGCGAAGAATTGATTTTAAAACTACCAATTCTTCATGGTTCAATCAGAAAATAA
- a CDS encoding transposase: MAGLFPNEESLLRLVTAVLVKLSDDWETGMKYLTI, encoded by the coding sequence GTGGCGGGACTGTTTCCCAATGAGGAGTCGCTGCTGAGACTGGTAACCGCGGTACTGGTGAAACTCAGCGACGACTGGGAAACCGGCATGAAATACTTGACGATTTAA
- a CDS encoding transposase, giving the protein MKNRSKTGELEENIPEGLTVFTIPGGHRKRMRTMNMLERQNRELKRRSRWRDCFPMRSRC; this is encoded by the coding sequence ATGAAAAACCGCTCCAAAACTGGCGAGTTGGAAGAAAACATCCCCGAAGGATTGACCGTATTTACCATTCCTGGCGGACATCGCAAGCGGATGCGAACCATGAACATGCTGGAACGTCAGAATAGGGAATTAAAACGACGCTCCCGGTGGCGGGACTGTTTCCCAATGAGGAGTCGCTGCTGA
- a CDS encoding IS3 family transposase (programmed frameshift) yields the protein MKRKRYTEEQIAFALRQAESGTTVAEVTRKMGISEQTFYRWKKKYAGMGVAELRRLKQLEEENKKLKQLVADLSLDKKMLQDVVQGKVLRSDRRRVVVKRLQAGYSQSERRVCRALNFPRTSHRYKSVRDERTELRIRLRDLARTRVHYGYRRLHILLSREGWHVNHKLVYRLYVEEGLQMRRKRPRRNRSCQVRKTRQQASRTNESWSMDFMADQLFNGQRFRLLTLVDNFSRESLAIQVGTRLTGDEVVAALDRVKEARGCPQSIRVDNGPEFISKSLDWWAYFNKVTLDFSRLGKPTDNAYIESFNGRVRQECLNQHWFLSLADAQEQIDQWRLDYNENRPHSSLGNQTPVEFAKKSSLARQG from the exons ATGAAACGAAAACGCTACACAGAAGAACAAATCGCTTTTGCTTTACGCCAGGCTGAATCAGGAACCACAGTGGCGGAAGTGACCCGCAAGATGGGCATTTCCGAGCAGACCTTCTATCGCTGGAAGAAAAAATATGCCGGGATGGGGGTGGCTGAACTGCGGCGTCTGAAGCAACTCGAGGAAGAAAACAAGAAGCTGAAACAGCTCGTGGCCGACCTCAGCCTCGATAAGAAGATGCTGCAGGATGTCGTCCAGGGAAAGGTAT TGAGGTCTGATCGTCGTCGCGTAGTGGTGAAGCGGCTTCAGGCAGGTTATTCCCAAAGCGAACGTCGTGTTTGCAGGGCGTTGAACTTTCCACGAACCAGCCACCGCTACAAAAGTGTTCGAGACGAGAGGACCGAATTACGTATCCGGTTACGTGATCTGGCCCGTACCCGCGTGCATTACGGTTATCGGCGGTTGCATATCCTGCTTTCGCGAGAAGGTTGGCACGTCAATCACAAGCTGGTGTACCGGCTCTATGTCGAAGAAGGCCTGCAAATGCGTCGAAAACGCCCCCGGCGGAATCGGAGCTGTCAGGTCCGGAAAACACGTCAGCAAGCCAGTCGCACCAATGAGAGTTGGAGCATGGACTTTATGGCCGATCAGCTGTTTAACGGGCAGCGGTTCCGACTGTTGACGTTAGTCGATAACTTTAGTCGTGAGAGTCTGGCCATACAGGTGGGAACACGGCTGACTGGAGATGAAGTGGTGGCAGCTCTGGATCGCGTCAAAGAGGCCCGAGGCTGTCCTCAGTCAATCCGCGTGGATAACGGCCCTGAGTTCATTTCGAAGAGTCTGGACTGGTGGGCTTACTTCAACAAAGTGACTCTGGATTTCAGTCGACTGGGAAAACCAACCGACAATGCGTATATTGAATCGTTCAACGGGCGAGTTCGCCAGGAGTGTTTAAACCAGCATTGGTTTTTAAGCCTGGCAGACGCTCAGGAACAAATTGACCAGTGGCGGCTGGACTATAACGAAAACCGCCCACACAGCTCGCTGGGAAATCAGACCCCGGTGGAGTTCGCGAAAAAATCATCCCTGGCGCGCCAGGGATGA
- a CDS encoding HesA/MoeB/ThiF family protein yields MTNTTIDRFQSQSSLVPAERLSQISVTVIGVGAIGRQVALQLTAIGTPRIQLVDFDLVELTNITTQGYRRQDLGSAKVEATAQAIRELDDSVQVETVSDRFRSSINTGEAVFCCVDSISARAAIWRSISRECAFWTDGRMLGETIRVLTATKNSGIDQYSETLFPQPQAQAGSCTSRSTVYAAGIAAGLMVHQFCRWLRGISLEHDMTLNLLAGETVVN; encoded by the coding sequence GTGACAAATACAACGATAGACCGTTTTCAGAGCCAAAGTAGTCTGGTACCCGCTGAACGGCTTTCACAGATTTCGGTGACTGTCATCGGTGTGGGAGCCATCGGACGACAGGTGGCCCTGCAGCTGACGGCGATCGGGACACCGCGGATTCAGCTTGTTGATTTTGATTTGGTCGAATTGACCAATATCACGACACAGGGATATCGGAGACAGGATCTGGGATCAGCTAAAGTCGAAGCAACAGCTCAGGCGATCCGGGAGCTCGATGATTCGGTTCAAGTGGAGACAGTTTCGGATCGGTTTCGTTCGTCTATCAATACAGGAGAGGCTGTTTTCTGCTGTGTGGATTCGATCTCTGCCCGTGCGGCGATCTGGCGATCCATCAGCAGAGAATGTGCGTTCTGGACAGATGGCAGAATGCTGGGAGAAACGATCCGAGTGCTGACTGCCACAAAGAATTCTGGAATAGACCAGTATTCAGAGACACTCTTTCCTCAACCCCAGGCTCAGGCGGGCAGTTGTACCTCACGCAGTACTGTGTATGCAGCCGGCATCGCAGCGGGACTGATGGTGCATCAGTTTTGTCGCTGGCTGCGTGGAATATCCTTAGAGCACGATATGACTCTAAATCTGTTGGCAGGCGAGACTGTAGTAAATTGA
- a CDS encoding MPN domain-containing protein has protein sequence MKHRKTKKRTNRTRKPHRRRRSPLPALRFSPTAWAKLLFLRDYGHTEVGGFGIAASTDLLLVQDLQLVKQTCSLVHVAFDDEAVANFFDDQVDAGLRPEQFGRIWIHTHPGACPEPSPTDEETFERVFGRSDWAVMFILARQGRSYARLRMNSGPTFECEISVRRDYSEPFPGCEPECWEGEYLTNVHPEQRQPGRPLSAFDNFEWDADWFFNEPDREGDLK, from the coding sequence GTGAAACACAGGAAGACGAAGAAACGTACGAACCGGACCAGGAAACCACATCGCCGGAGACGGTCCCCCCTGCCGGCGCTCCGCTTTAGCCCAACCGCCTGGGCCAAACTGCTGTTTTTGCGTGATTATGGACATACGGAGGTCGGCGGCTTTGGAATCGCGGCCTCGACGGATTTGCTGCTGGTCCAGGACCTGCAACTCGTGAAACAGACCTGCTCGCTGGTCCATGTTGCCTTCGATGATGAAGCGGTGGCGAATTTCTTTGACGATCAGGTCGATGCAGGACTCCGCCCGGAGCAGTTTGGTCGGATCTGGATCCACACTCATCCGGGAGCTTGTCCGGAACCCAGCCCCACTGATGAGGAGACCTTTGAACGCGTCTTCGGTCGTTCTGACTGGGCCGTGATGTTCATCTTGGCGCGGCAGGGGCGATCATATGCCCGCCTGCGGATGAATTCTGGTCCCACATTTGAATGTGAGATTTCAGTCAGGCGGGATTACTCTGAGCCCTTTCCAGGCTGTGAACCCGAATGTTGGGAAGGGGAATATTTAACGAACGTGCATCCGGAGCAACGCCAACCCGGCCGGCCGTTATCGGCGTTCGACAATTTTGAATGGGATGCGGACTGGTTTTTCAATGAACCTGATAGGGAAGGAGACTTGAAGTGA
- a CDS encoding MoaD/ThiS family protein encodes MKVLLINNDGGGFADYIEVAAGTTVAQLFEQRMPDANASDYLIRVNRQPCPPDQPLQDGDRISITPTKIEGAKG; translated from the coding sequence ATGAAAGTTTTATTGATTAACAACGATGGTGGCGGATTCGCGGACTACATTGAAGTCGCCGCGGGAACCACGGTCGCTCAACTGTTCGAACAACGCATGCCGGATGCGAACGCCTCGGACTATCTGATCCGGGTCAATCGCCAACCGTGTCCTCCCGATCAGCCGTTACAGGACGGGGACCGGATTTCGATCACTCCGACAAAAATCGAGGGTGCGAAAGGCTAG
- a CDS encoding AAA family ATPase — protein MLLTERLAENVRACFTGIWIQSHEHDEALLEITRLCHSEDWGLLSWDIDRGLQGTQAIEESDASYPDPLAAIHSLNSQADSDRPTLLVLKNFHRFINSPEIIQALTQQIGLGKQTRTFVIILSSLIQIPPELEKLFVCLEHDLPDRSQLEEIARSIATEPGELPEGTELERVLDAACGLTRYEAEGAFSLSLVRHGRIDVSVVLELKAQTLLKSGLLTLHSGSESFDDLGGLESLKAFCRRALRPRSQESSHVRPRGVLLLGVPGTGKSAFAKALGKETGRATLTLDVGALMGALVGQTEERTRRALRIVDAIQPAVLFIDEVEKGLSGATSSGQSDSGVSTRMLGTLLSWLNDHTSDVFVVCTANDISKLPPELIRAERFDGLFFLDLPGDSQKQVIWNIYREQYGLTEDQKLPEDRHWTGSEIRACCRLAALLDVPLTQAAENVVPVAVTAAESVARLRRWASNRCLSAEQPGVFVHGERSEGRAQRKLSRDPRRN, from the coding sequence ATGTTACTAACCGAACGACTGGCGGAGAACGTACGCGCCTGCTTTACCGGGATCTGGATTCAGAGCCACGAACATGACGAGGCGTTGTTGGAAATTACCCGGCTCTGCCACAGTGAAGACTGGGGCTTGCTCTCTTGGGATATTGACCGGGGGCTACAGGGAACGCAAGCCATTGAAGAGAGTGATGCGTCGTACCCTGATCCCCTGGCAGCCATACACAGCCTCAACAGCCAGGCCGATTCAGATCGGCCCACGCTGCTCGTCCTCAAGAATTTCCACCGCTTTATTAACTCTCCCGAAATCATCCAGGCACTGACGCAACAGATCGGTCTGGGAAAGCAAACCCGAACCTTTGTGATCATACTATCCAGTCTGATCCAGATTCCCCCGGAACTGGAAAAGCTGTTCGTCTGTCTGGAACACGATCTCCCCGACCGGAGCCAGCTGGAGGAGATCGCTCGCAGCATTGCCACGGAACCCGGCGAACTACCGGAAGGAACGGAACTGGAGCGTGTTCTGGACGCTGCCTGCGGCCTGACCCGCTACGAGGCAGAGGGTGCTTTCAGCCTCTCCCTGGTACGACACGGACGCATCGACGTCTCCGTCGTGCTGGAGCTGAAGGCTCAGACGCTGCTAAAAAGCGGTCTGCTAACGCTCCACAGCGGCTCGGAATCATTTGATGACCTGGGAGGCCTGGAATCTTTAAAAGCCTTTTGCCGGCGTGCGCTGCGTCCCAGATCACAGGAATCATCCCATGTTCGTCCTCGGGGCGTTCTGCTGTTGGGAGTTCCCGGGACCGGGAAAAGTGCCTTCGCCAAAGCACTGGGAAAAGAGACCGGAAGAGCCACACTGACACTCGACGTGGGAGCCCTGATGGGCGCGCTGGTCGGTCAGACCGAGGAGCGAACAAGACGGGCGCTCCGCATCGTTGATGCGATACAGCCCGCCGTCCTGTTTATCGATGAGGTCGAAAAGGGGCTGAGCGGGGCCACCTCGTCCGGACAGTCCGACAGCGGTGTTTCCACACGCATGCTGGGGACACTTTTAAGCTGGCTGAACGACCATACTTCAGACGTGTTCGTGGTCTGTACTGCCAACGACATTTCAAAACTTCCTCCCGAGCTGATCCGTGCCGAACGCTTTGACGGTCTCTTCTTTCTGGATCTGCCCGGAGATTCACAGAAGCAGGTGATCTGGAACATCTATCGAGAACAGTATGGACTCACAGAGGATCAGAAGCTGCCCGAAGACCGACACTGGACCGGTTCCGAAATCAGGGCTTGCTGTCGCCTGGCAGCCCTGCTGGATGTCCCGTTAACCCAGGCTGCTGAAAACGTGGTCCCCGTGGCCGTCACTGCCGCAGAATCAGTGGCTCGACTCAGACGCTGGGCCAGCAACCGTTGCCTGTCTGCAGAGCAGCCGGGCGTCTTTGTTCACGGAGAGCGGTCGGAAGGCCGAGCGCAGCGCAAACTCTCCCGTGATCCCCGCAGAAACTAA
- a CDS encoding DUF2997 domain-containing protein — translation MKIIEIIISTDGQSRIETRGFTGSHCRDASRFLEGALGKVSSEQLTAEYHQSIQHQPNQLKQEN, via the coding sequence GTGAAAATCATTGAAATCATCATTTCAACCGACGGTCAGTCCCGGATCGAGACCCGCGGCTTTACCGGTTCCCATTGTCGGGATGCCAGTCGGTTTCTGGAAGGAGCTTTGGGAAAAGTCTCCTCGGAACAGCTGACTGCCGAATACCACCAATCCATTCAACACCAACCCAACCAACTCAAACAGGAGAATTAG
- a CDS encoding DUF1257 domain-containing protein: MSHIVTIQTEVRDAEALGLACRRLNLGEPVHESVTLFSGEVTGYAVRLPDWRYPVVFDVEQGQVRYDNFEGRWGEPTHLNRLLQSYGVEKCRLEARRKGHSVLENRLSDGSIKLTIQIGEG, translated from the coding sequence ATGTCACATATTGTCACGATCCAGACAGAGGTCCGCGACGCGGAAGCACTGGGCCTGGCCTGCCGTCGACTCAATCTGGGCGAACCCGTTCACGAAAGCGTCACGCTGTTCAGCGGAGAAGTCACTGGCTACGCGGTCCGTCTCCCTGACTGGCGGTATCCTGTCGTCTTTGACGTCGAACAGGGCCAGGTCCGCTACGACAACTTTGAAGGCCGCTGGGGTGAGCCGACTCACCTCAATCGGCTACTGCAATCCTATGGCGTTGAAAAATGCCGTCTGGAAGCGCGCCGCAAGGGACATTCCGTCCTGGAAAATCGGCTCAGCGACGGTTCCATCAAACTCACCATTCAGATCGGAGAAGGCTAG
- a CDS encoding DUF4339 domain-containing protein — protein MESPQSQWWLAKNGVAEGPLSHQQIRDSLQSNKISLADYVYSSDSKEWKPLSDWNNFEPDTVDAALQSPPAPPLESYPTDPLITNPRLPAMANWICIYTLLVSPWLWGFYVVSDLTSGLTFVENAPLAGVDALVMFVDMLTSLFITVALFIGGMRLRALRLSGTTIIILSIVVAVAVQVLMLFGVMLLLAMSDPIHYATKTVAVELIDFLAVIVGLCEAAFMVTALLWLRRNERSLPLT, from the coding sequence ATGGAAAGTCCCCAGAGCCAGTGGTGGCTGGCGAAGAATGGTGTGGCTGAAGGTCCTCTATCTCACCAGCAAATTAGAGATTCCTTACAGTCAAACAAAATCAGTCTGGCTGATTATGTTTACTCATCAGATTCGAAAGAATGGAAGCCACTGTCTGACTGGAATAACTTCGAGCCTGATACTGTAGATGCCGCTCTGCAATCTCCTCCAGCTCCCCCTCTGGAGAGCTATCCCACCGACCCTCTGATCACGAATCCCAGGCTGCCCGCCATGGCAAACTGGATCTGTATCTACACCCTCCTGGTATCTCCCTGGTTATGGGGGTTCTATGTAGTTTCAGATTTGACAAGTGGACTCACGTTTGTAGAAAACGCTCCCCTGGCCGGCGTGGATGCACTAGTAATGTTCGTCGATATGCTCACATCACTGTTTATCACCGTTGCCCTGTTCATCGGTGGGATGCGACTCCGAGCATTACGTCTTTCCGGAACCACGATCATTATTCTCAGTATCGTCGTGGCCGTTGCGGTACAGGTTCTGATGCTTTTCGGGGTGATGCTACTTCTCGCCATGTCTGATCCGATTCACTATGCCACTAAAACAGTGGCAGTCGAATTGATCGATTTCTTAGCTGTGATTGTCGGGTTGTGTGAAGCAGCCTTTATGGTCACTGCACTTCTCTGGCTGCGACGCAATGAACGGTCTCTCCCCTTAACCTGA